A genomic stretch from Ammoniphilus sp. CFH 90114 includes:
- a CDS encoding site-specific integrase — MKQPMLASIDLFLQHLMVDKGLTQKTIRDCRIQLCLLFQFIEERGYTQWGQLNYEDLMYYVKLNVAVTSRASTIRFLKTFFTFLYQNRLLEKALNYETY; from the coding sequence ATGAAGCAACCAATGTTGGCTAGTATTGACCTTTTTCTTCAACATCTTATGGTAGATAAGGGTTTAACTCAAAAAACAATTCGTGATTGTCGGATACAGTTGTGCCTTCTATTTCAATTTATTGAGGAAAGAGGATATACACAATGGGGGCAGTTAAATTACGAGGATTTGATGTATTATGTCAAGCTGAATGTCGCGGTGACATCACGCGCTTCAACGATACGCTTTCTTAAAACCTTCTTTACCTTTTTATATCAGAACCGATTACTTGAAAAGGCACTTAATTACGAAACCTATTAA
- a CDS encoding LuxR C-terminal-related transcriptional regulator, which produces MESGVSGFISKTSTREQLIQTIRCAARKEAIIPMQLLKQLRRQEIVVQGDTEHDQTTISQEEDKLLRELAKGRSNKEISKTLMISQRSLEYSLTELFHKLKVSSRVEVIKKAKSLGILPAEDLY; this is translated from the coding sequence ATGGAGTCAGGGGTTTCTGGCTTCATTTCGAAGACATCGACCCGCGAACAACTGATTCAGACCATTCGCTGTGCAGCAAGAAAAGAAGCGATCATCCCCATGCAGTTATTAAAGCAGCTCAGACGACAGGAGATCGTCGTACAGGGGGACACGGAGCATGATCAAACAACCATAAGCCAGGAGGAGGATAAACTGCTTCGCGAGCTGGCTAAAGGAAGGAGCAACAAAGAAATTTCCAAAACGTTGATGATCAGCCAACGATCGCTGGAGTACAGCTTAACAGAACTGTTTCATAAGCTGAAAGTCAGCTCCCGAGTTGAAGTGATTAAGAAGGCCAAAAGCTTAGGAATCCTTCCGGCAGAGGATCTATACTAA
- a CDS encoding AbrB/MazE/SpoVT family DNA-binding domain-containing protein, with translation MLNADFFDVQVNERGQITIPKELREKINIYPKDNLKISIDDQGRIVLYKKDLLDDLEDLIIKDLLNEGYSQEDLAEKIVERKKELGKALLKMVGESDEEFEKGEYTSLEDLKQELKDEDLL, from the coding sequence ATGCTAAACGCGGATTTTTTTGATGTCCAAGTGAACGAACGTGGTCAAATCACGATTCCGAAGGAACTACGTGAAAAAATAAATATTTATCCTAAGGATAATCTGAAAATCTCAATTGATGACCAGGGTAGAATTGTACTTTATAAAAAAGATCTACTTGATGACTTAGAGGATTTGATTATAAAAGATTTACTCAACGAGGGTTACTCCCAAGAAGACTTAGCTGAGAAGATCGTGGAAAGAAAGAAGGAACTTGGTAAAGCCCTTTTAAAGATGGTTGGGGAATCAGATGAAGAATTCGAAAAGGGTGAATATACTTCTCTCGAGGATTTAAAACAAGAACTTAAAGACGAGGATTTATTATAA
- a CDS encoding transposase produces the protein MPRKHRIWYPGATYHIMCRGNHRHDIFRDDEDRIFYLTTLRQAQKHYPYTLHSYCLMTNHIHLQLETHQLEVGQVMKRINMVYAIYFNRKYHFVGHLFQGRYRSELIEKDDYQLEISKYIHLNPVRANMVERPLDYPWSSYGFYMEEREDALIKTGKILDYFSPPRVERYRKYVES, from the coding sequence ATGCCCAGGAAACATCGGATCTGGTACCCGGGAGCTACGTATCACATTATGTGCCGGGGGAATCATCGCCACGATATTTTCCGAGATGATGAAGACCGAATATTTTACCTCACGACCCTCAGGCAAGCCCAGAAACATTACCCCTACACCCTTCACTCGTATTGTCTCATGACGAATCATATTCATCTCCAACTCGAAACCCATCAATTAGAAGTCGGCCAAGTAATGAAAAGAATCAATATGGTTTATGCGATTTACTTTAACAGGAAGTATCATTTTGTCGGTCATCTGTTTCAAGGGCGTTATCGCTCGGAACTCATAGAAAAGGATGACTATCAATTAGAAATTAGCAAGTATATTCATTTGAATCCCGTACGGGCCAATATGGTAGAAAGGCCCTTGGACTATCCTTGGAGCAGTTACGGGTTTTATATGGAAGAAAGGGAAGACGCTCTTATCAAAACGGGGAAGATCCTCGACTATTTTTCACCGCCTCGAGTAGAAAGGTACAGAAAGTATGTAGAGTCTTGA
- a CDS encoding nucleotidyltransferase domain-containing protein: MLTNISELEKTAIQSLYQKIKDDLKVKKIILFGSKARGNDEKYSDIDLLVLTEKPKTIYDRAKLSDISADLSIDYGITLSFLYFNDKDWESGEYVNPLLKHNVEREGIELDL; encoded by the coding sequence ATGCTTACAAACATCTCTGAGCTTGAAAAAACAGCAATACAAAGCTTATATCAAAAAATCAAAGATGACTTAAAGGTAAAAAAGATCATTTTATTTGGATCAAAAGCAAGAGGCAACGATGAAAAGTATTCAGATATTGATTTGTTGGTCCTCACAGAAAAACCAAAAACAATATATGATAGAGCGAAATTGTCAGATATATCAGCTGATCTAAGCATTGATTATGGCATTACATTAAGTTTTCTGTATTTTAATGATAAAGATTGGGAATCAGGTGAGTATGTAAATCCCTTACTAAAACATAATGTTGAAAGAGAGGGAATAGAACTTGACCTATAG
- a CDS encoding TerB family tellurite resistance protein has product MFLNQLQEQEKKAFIELAHLVAMADGYLNEKERELIELYKHEMGISEEYALQDLPLDSILAQFETEASKNIAFIEVLGLIFADGGYNDEERKIVKTIKQGFGFTPEKYETCKAWVRRIQDVYAEGLSLIHG; this is encoded by the coding sequence ATGTTTTTAAACCAGCTGCAAGAGCAAGAAAAAAAGGCCTTTATTGAGTTAGCTCATCTTGTGGCCATGGCCGATGGCTATCTGAATGAGAAAGAACGCGAGCTTATTGAATTATATAAGCATGAAATGGGAATTTCCGAGGAATATGCGCTTCAGGATCTTCCGCTAGATTCAATCCTTGCGCAATTCGAAACGGAAGCTTCTAAAAATATAGCTTTCATCGAGGTATTGGGACTGATTTTCGCTGATGGAGGATACAACGACGAGGAAAGAAAAATTGTCAAGACGATCAAGCAAGGGTTTGGATTCACTCCAGAAAAATATGAAACATGTAAAGCATGGGTTCGTCGGATTCAAGATGTTTATGCCGAAGGCCTGTCGCTGATCCATGGATAG
- a CDS encoding YkgJ family cysteine cluster protein, whose amino-acid sequence MDSFPCTSCGLCCQRISAVPELSGYDRGDGTCIHLVDHRCSIYEERPEICRIDHMFEKIYATQFSRPQFYLENLKVCKSLQIEAGLPEDQQVKLTR is encoded by the coding sequence ATGGATAGCTTCCCCTGTACGTCTTGCGGGTTATGCTGCCAGCGAATTTCGGCCGTGCCGGAGCTGTCCGGATATGACCGCGGGGATGGGACATGCATTCACCTCGTTGATCATCGATGCTCGATTTACGAAGAGCGTCCTGAAATCTGTCGAATTGATCATATGTTTGAGAAAATCTACGCTACACAGTTTAGCCGACCCCAGTTTTATCTGGAAAACTTGAAGGTATGCAAAAGCCTTCAGATAGAGGCCGGCTTGCCTGAAGACCAACAGGTCAAGCTAACACGTTAA
- a CDS encoding Rpn family recombination-promoting nuclease/putative transposase: MNAMLKPPPDRRIMGVTILDTEMGREHEEDRNAFLDIHAELNNGNKVNIEIQVTNEHNMTKRTLYYWSRTYMEGFQKGDPFDKLPRTISIAIIDYILYKKEALHRYHLTFDLMEREESILWDDTMEIHLVEMPKLVRMWRQKRIGFGDDEVIEWLLLLEADEDEGLRKELRGRAMDNPILHEAMEKWEDLSRDPNAIREYEARHKALMDRLAAEAESERRQKMKYEEGLREGLKEGEHQKTVEIVRNMLAMGMEIEAIVQVTGLTIEQVQKHRHDRIG; the protein is encoded by the coding sequence TTGAATGCAATGCTGAAACCACCACCGGACAGACGGATTATGGGTGTAACGATATTAGATACGGAGATGGGAAGAGAACATGAGGAAGATCGGAATGCCTTCCTCGACATCCATGCAGAGCTTAATAATGGAAACAAAGTCAATATTGAAATTCAGGTGACGAATGAACACAATATGACAAAGCGAACGCTGTATTATTGGAGCCGGACGTATATGGAAGGCTTTCAAAAAGGTGATCCTTTTGATAAGCTACCTCGGACTATCTCTATTGCTATCATTGACTATATTTTGTATAAGAAAGAAGCACTCCATCGGTATCATTTAACGTTCGATCTGATGGAGCGGGAAGAAAGCATCTTATGGGACGATACGATGGAAATTCATCTGGTAGAGATGCCGAAACTTGTGAGGATGTGGAGGCAGAAACGGATTGGATTTGGCGATGATGAAGTTATCGAATGGCTGTTGTTACTAGAAGCTGATGAAGATGAGGGACTTCGTAAAGAATTGAGGGGACGAGCTATGGACAATCCGATTTTGCACGAAGCGATGGAAAAGTGGGAAGATTTGAGCCGTGATCCGAATGCGATCCGGGAATATGAGGCGCGTCATAAGGCTTTGATGGATAGGTTAGCAGCAGAAGCAGAAAGTGAACGAAGGCAGAAAATGAAGTATGAGGAAGGTCTCAGGGAAGGTCTCAAAGAAGGAGAACACCAAAAGACGGTCGAAATTGTCCGAAATATGTTGGCAATGGGTATGGAAATTGAAGCAATCGTTCAAGTGACTGGTCTAACAATAGAACAAGTTCAAAAGCATAGACATGATCGCATCGGTTGA
- a CDS encoding DUF86 domain-containing protein → MKNDIVYIKHIIDSIEKIESYTDQLGKEGFIKSGLIQDAVIRNLEIIGEATKNISIEFRKEHQGIPWRNMAGLRDVLIHDYFGVDLEIVWNVVEKELSKVKIELIDLI, encoded by the coding sequence ATGAAAAATGATATAGTCTATATTAAACATATCATCGATAGTATAGAAAAAATTGAATCGTATACTGATCAATTAGGAAAAGAAGGGTTTATCAAATCTGGCTTAATCCAAGATGCAGTCATTAGGAATCTAGAAATCATCGGAGAAGCAACCAAGAACATCTCTATTGAGTTTAGAAAGGAACATCAAGGAATACCTTGGAGAAATATGGCTGGACTTCGAGATGTATTAATACATGATTACTTTGGTGTGGACCTAGAGATTGTTTGGAATGTTGTTGAAAAGGAACTATCGAAAGTGAAAATAGAATTAATTGATTTAATATAA
- a CDS encoding nucleotidyltransferase family protein: protein MNLHSLKKQRDLVLEIARTHGAYDVRVFGSISRGEETDNSDIDLLVNFEPGRSLFDLIELKDELEELLGIRVDIISENGLNKYMKDTVLGDAIQL, encoded by the coding sequence ATGAATCTGCATTCATTAAAGAAGCAGCGTGATTTAGTTTTAGAGATTGCTAGAACTCATGGTGCTTATGATGTGAGAGTTTTTGGATCCATTTCCAGAGGAGAAGAAACTGACAATAGTGATATTGATCTACTTGTTAATTTTGAACCCGGAAGAAGTTTATTTGATTTAATTGAATTGAAGGATGAACTTGAAGAATTGTTGGGTATTAGAGTTGATATCATTAGTGAAAATGGATTAAATAAATATATGAAAGATACTGTTTTAGGAGATGCGATTCAATTATGA
- a CDS encoding transcriptional regulator, with translation MFWSFRNRNVTVKELRKDMGYTTQELAFKLRLDHIELLNIDHKKLKEIDEPIRSKIIPILRGDELDSVPW, from the coding sequence ATGTTTTGGTCTTTTCGAAATCGAAATGTAACCGTTAAAGAGCTTAGAAAAGATATGGGGTACACGACTCAAGAACTAGCTTTTAAACTCAGATTAGATCATATCGAGTTACTGAACATAGATCATAAGAAATTGAAAGAAATTGACGAGCCCATAAGAAGCAAAATAATCCCCATACTAAGAGGTGATGAATTAGATAGCGTTCCTTGGTAG
- a CDS encoding MOSC domain-containing protein, translated as MKNLVGKLEAVLYTLDKESFVTSRVTSVQLDFGGIPGDRHFGITTKSDSRLPMYERGTEIQNRRQVSVVSLEECENVARELGVKEILPEWLGANLLISGIADLTKLRMGSRIMFPSGAVIICEGENPPCIHPGKVIEEKTQQVKIAPKFVKAAHQKRGIVCSVERPGEIYENDRVEVIY; from the coding sequence ATGAAGAATTTAGTAGGGAAGTTAGAAGCGGTTCTATATACATTAGATAAGGAAAGTTTTGTTACATCACGTGTGACATCAGTACAATTAGATTTTGGGGGAATCCCTGGCGACAGGCATTTTGGCATCACAACTAAATCTGATTCTCGCCTGCCAATGTATGAAAGGGGAACTGAGATTCAAAACCGCCGTCAAGTCAGTGTTGTTTCTTTAGAGGAATGCGAAAATGTAGCAAGAGAATTAGGAGTGAAAGAGATTCTTCCAGAGTGGCTAGGTGCAAATTTGTTGATCAGTGGAATAGCTGATTTGACAAAACTGCGTATGGGTAGTCGGATCATGTTCCCAAGTGGGGCTGTAATCATTTGTGAAGGCGAAAATCCTCCTTGTATTCATCCTGGTAAAGTAATAGAGGAAAAAACGCAACAGGTAAAGATAGCACCAAAATTTGTTAAGGCCGCACATCAAAAGAGAGGCATTGTCTGTTCTGTAGAAAGACCAGGAGAAATTTATGAAAATGATAGAGTTGAAGTTATTTATTAG
- a CDS encoding sensor histidine kinase, with protein sequence MKSLFEYTRMFANYEIQFQADPPDVPLHEDQIIGLYRIVQELLNNAYKHSNADQVCLSLLSQGDEIHFTYADDGVGMDRELLEGSFQHMGIAGIEKRVLSLEGKVEFHTSPQQGFRVGIQFQRIWFRGEKNGSLINR encoded by the coding sequence TTGAAAAGTCTCTTTGAATATACCCGAATGTTTGCCAACTATGAAATTCAATTCCAAGCAGATCCGCCAGATGTCCCTCTACATGAGGACCAAATTATTGGCCTCTATCGCATTGTTCAGGAGCTGTTGAATAACGCGTACAAACACTCGAATGCCGACCAAGTTTGCTTATCGCTTTTAAGTCAGGGTGATGAGATCCATTTTACCTATGCCGATGATGGAGTAGGGATGGATCGTGAGCTGCTCGAGGGATCCTTTCAGCATATGGGGATTGCGGGAATCGAAAAAAGGGTGTTGAGTTTGGAAGGTAAAGTGGAGTTTCATACTTCCCCACAGCAAGGGTTCCGTGTCGGGATACAATTCCAAAGAATTTGGTTTAGAGGTGAGAAAAATGGAAGTCTTATTAATCGATGA
- a CDS encoding signal peptidase II: MNDLVGGAIGNGLDRLRFGQVTDFIVRSDGVFNLADHAIEMGVFLLIINEVVRWLKDKMTKGRIVKEEE; this comes from the coding sequence TTGAATGATCTAGTTGGAGGAGCGATTGGAAATGGTCTGGATAGACTTAGGTTTGGGCAGGTGACGGATTTTATCGTTCGGTCTGATGGGGTTTTTAACTTGGCAGATCATGCTATCGAGATGGGAGTATTCCTTCTCATTATTAATGAAGTGGTTAGATGGTTGAAAGATAAGATGACGAAAGGTCGAATAGTGAAAGAGGAAGAATAG
- a CDS encoding HNH endonuclease, translated as MQFGTNNGKNSFNFNFNPVPKPNYPRRIAKRGERARFSQEIREEIIERDQGLCIRCQKPAAHVHHIRYRSQLGRGLKRNGVCVCYTCHVWAHQKREGREWFEHWSEVHLDLNGDVIENSDEEEAYL; from the coding sequence ATGCAGTTTGGCACAAACAATGGAAAGAATTCTTTTAACTTTAACTTTAACCCCGTTCCAAAACCCAATTATCCAAGGCGTATAGCAAAGAGAGGAGAAAGAGCTAGGTTTAGTCAAGAAATCCGTGAGGAGATAATTGAGAGGGATCAAGGGTTATGTATCCGATGTCAAAAACCTGCTGCCCATGTCCATCATATTAGGTATCGTAGCCAACTTGGCCGTGGATTAAAACGTAATGGTGTCTGTGTTTGTTATACATGCCATGTTTGGGCCCATCAAAAAAGAGAAGGAAGGGAATGGTTTGAACATTGGAGTGAAGTTCATCTTGACCTAAACGGAGATGTAATAGAAAACAGCGATGAAGAAGAAGCGTATCTATGA
- a CDS encoding DNA-processing protein DprA: MQQKQIQLLTIQDPLYPGEFTVIPKAPLVFYYRGCLKENSVGVGIVGTTRCTEYGKRVAVHAAETFAQHHIPVISGLDKGIQAYAHTACVNANGYSVAVVGGGVDAKQTKEVQVLIEKILDKGALLSSHPPGTPVHPHHVYQRNFLLSLWSSKLLVIEAGEKSSVLNTVEQARKINREIWAVPHQIYSSEGIGTNQLLAQGASLFLDPRPMISSHFMSSCTPISIPAPAMPVPNLVTESCSSFTFLERDIIENLRFAPLSIDELAKQLRKQHAEIIETVSLLELEGVVRIKLNQWVELVS; the protein is encoded by the coding sequence ATGCAACAAAAACAAATTCAGCTGTTAACCATCCAAGATCCTCTATACCCGGGGGAGTTTACGGTGATTCCTAAAGCTCCTCTGGTGTTTTACTATCGTGGCTGCTTGAAGGAAAACAGCGTTGGAGTGGGCATCGTAGGCACGACGCGTTGCACGGAATATGGAAAGCGCGTGGCGGTTCATGCGGCGGAAACCTTCGCTCAACACCACATTCCGGTTATTAGCGGATTGGATAAGGGCATTCAAGCCTATGCCCATACGGCTTGCGTGAACGCAAACGGTTACTCGGTGGCTGTTGTAGGGGGCGGGGTGGATGCGAAGCAGACGAAAGAAGTTCAAGTGCTAATCGAAAAGATCTTAGATAAAGGAGCTCTATTATCCTCACATCCTCCTGGCACTCCGGTTCATCCCCATCACGTTTATCAGCGTAATTTCCTCCTGAGTCTTTGGTCCTCTAAATTGTTAGTAATAGAAGCCGGAGAAAAAAGTAGTGTCTTAAACACTGTTGAACAGGCCCGGAAAATCAACCGCGAAATCTGGGCAGTGCCTCATCAGATCTACAGTTCGGAAGGTATAGGCACGAACCAACTGTTAGCCCAAGGAGCTTCTCTTTTTCTTGATCCACGCCCCATGATATCTTCCCATTTCATGTCCTCATGTACACCTATTTCGATACCTGCTCCTGCTATGCCGGTTCCGAATCTTGTAACGGAAAGCTGCTCATCCTTCACTTTTTTAGAACGTGACATTATAGAGAATTTAAGATTTGCCCCGCTGTCCATCGATGAATTAGCCAAACAGTTGAGAAAACAACATGCAGAAATTATTGAAACGGTCTCCTTGCTTGAACTGGAGGGTGTCGTGCGAATCAAGCTGAATCAGTGGGTAGAGTTGGTATCTTAA
- a CDS encoding helix-turn-helix domain-containing protein, translating to MKLSEQLGMRLRTLRENNGISQRELAKRLKMPYQNVSNYERGFRQPDYETLLIFANFFEVSTDYLLYGNTSKSFLDTNKCPSMIDVEEIVNKNLILSWDGKEITTEEVEEMLSYLKARRMMKDNRKPTP from the coding sequence ATGAAATTATCAGAGCAATTAGGAATGAGGCTTCGTACTCTACGGGAAAATAACGGTATTTCACAACGAGAACTTGCCAAACGATTAAAAATGCCTTATCAGAACGTTTCAAATTATGAAAGAGGATTTAGACAACCAGACTATGAAACACTTCTAATATTTGCAAATTTTTTCGAGGTGTCAACTGACTATCTCTTATATGGAAATACATCAAAATCATTTTTAGATACTAACAAATGTCCGTCTATGATAGACGTAGAAGAGATTGTTAATAAGAATTTGATTCTTAGTTGGGATGGAAAAGAAATTACAACTGAAGAAGTAGAGGAGATGCTATCTTATTTAAAAGCACGTAGAATGATGAAGGATAATCGTAAACCAACACCTTAA
- a CDS encoding MOSC domain-containing protein codes for MENLVGKLEAVLYTLDKESFVTSRVTSVQLDFGGIPGDRHFGITTKSDSRLPMYERGTEIQNRRQISVVSLEECENIARELGVKEILPEWLGANLLISGIDDLTKLRMGSRIMFPSGAVIICEGENPPCIHPGKVIEEKTQQVKIAPKFVKAAHQKRGIVCSVERPGEIHENDRIEVIY; via the coding sequence ATGGAGAATTTAGTAGGGAAGTTAGAAGCGGTTCTATATACATTAGATAAGGAAAGTTTTGTTACATCACGTGTGACATCAGTACAATTAGATTTTGGGGGAATCCCTGGCGACAGGCATTTTGGCATCACAACTAAATCCGATTCTCGCCTGCCAATGTATGAAAGGGGAACTGAGATTCAAAACCGCCGTCAGATCAGTGTTGTTTCTTTAGAGGAATGCGAAAATATAGCAAGAGAATTAGGAGTGAAAGAGATTCTTCCAGAGTGGCTAGGTGCAAATTTGTTGATCAGTGGAATAGATGATTTGACAAAACTGCGTATGGGTAGTCGGATCATGTTCCCAAGTGGGGCTGTAATCATTTGTGAAGGCGAAAATCCTCCTTGTATTCATCCTGGTAAAGTAATAGAGGAAAAAACGCAACAGGTAAAGATAGCACCGAAATTTGTTAAGGCAGCACATCAAAAGAGAGGCATTGTCTGTTCTGTAGAAAGACCAGGAGAAATTCATGAAAATGATAGAATTGAAGTTATTTATTGA
- a CDS encoding HIRAN domain-containing protein, protein MRRIAMTLAHSIRKAKKWAMSESLRWAWKIVKNQITAKVVGVTFGNRQQALNRLCNYEPRRVVFTTRRESDNPYDSNAIAINVTVIGKGTVHIGYLPKDVAQILAPLLDKNLHPTILSWEILGEETKGIKLSMELVTGISRANQIHTATMKQPTALIAIR, encoded by the coding sequence ATGAGAAGGATAGCAATGACACTAGCTCACAGTATTCGTAAAGCCAAGAAGTGGGCAATGAGTGAGTCACTTCGATGGGCCTGGAAAATAGTCAAAAACCAAATAACTGCAAAAGTAGTAGGTGTCACCTTTGGTAATCGGCAACAAGCACTAAATCGCCTGTGTAACTATGAACCAAGGCGTGTTGTATTTACCACACGGAGAGAGAGTGACAATCCATATGACTCAAATGCCATTGCCATCAATGTAACTGTAATCGGAAAAGGCACTGTCCATATTGGATATCTACCAAAAGATGTAGCTCAAATCTTGGCACCTCTTCTAGATAAGAATCTTCACCCAACTATTTTAAGCTGGGAGATCCTTGGAGAAGAAACAAAGGGAATAAAATTATCCATGGAGCTAGTAACAGGTATTTCTAGAGCAAATCAAATCCATACTGCAACCATGAAACAGCCGACTGCGCTAATTGCCATTAGGTAA
- a CDS encoding type II toxin-antitoxin system mRNA interferase toxin, RelE/StbE family, with the protein MYQLFVSNQAKKDLKRFDKAVIKKVIMILEDIAENPFAGEPLKGDMSHLRKWSFNHQGTGYRIAYQIFDDRIEVKVMQIGTRENFYDELKRRK; encoded by the coding sequence ATGTATCAGTTGTTTGTCTCCAATCAGGCAAAGAAAGACCTCAAACGGTTTGATAAAGCTGTTATTAAAAAAGTCATCATGATATTAGAAGACATTGCTGAGAACCCTTTTGCTGGAGAACCCTTAAAGGGGGATATGTCCCATCTTAGGAAATGGAGTTTTAACCATCAGGGAACAGGCTATAGAATTGCTTATCAAATTTTTGACGATCGGATTGAGGTCAAGGTAATGCAAATTGGAACAAGGGAAAACTTCTATGATGAGTTGAAACGTCGAAAATAA